The sequence gaCTCTAGGATTTCTAAAGTAGATAGTCATATCTGCAATttaagacaattttatttctttgcaacctttatgcttttttatttatatatttacgtGGCCAAGCCAATTGACTTGTATCTTAGTTCgccaactagggactgaacccaggccctctgcagtgaaagcggagtcctaaccactagaccaccagagaattccctttaGTTTACTTTTAAGTGTGCCAAATACCATACAGAGCTTGTTTGTTCACAGAACGTGCTGATCAAAAAGGAAGATGTTTTCAGTGTTGACTGTACAACATACTAAACGGTGGTCATGTGTTTGAATTGAGAACTGATATAGACCTATTGTTCTTGTAAACCTCTAGTTCATGCAGGAAAATGCATTTACTATGAAAAAAAACATTtgatacagggattgaacctgatctGGATGTAGCAAGGTATGTGAGGTAGTGTTCCGCCTGTGCCTTGCTGCAGCCTCTGTGCTGCGGGATGCGGGTTGAGGATGAATTAAACTGGTTTTGTTTTGGTGACTCCCCACAGGGCCTGGATGACTGTGTTCCTGTGTGTCAGCCTGTGCCCTGGCAGAGCAGCTGATTAGAAAATGATGCTGACTGTATTTACAGCTGTATTAAGTTCctgctcctttaaaaaaaaaaaaaaggaagatctgTTGGCTCCAGCTGCTTTGTTAGTAGCAAAGATTTTCTGCCCGTGAAGAGAGTACTCTACAGGAGGAGCCAGATTTAGGGAATGGCTGCCTTGTGCCAGCATTTCTGGAACCTGAAGAAGCAACTTACATGGCCTGAGATGTGGCTGCTTTTTGTTTGGTGGCCACAACCATCACTGTAGAACCTTTCAGAGAAAAGGCATTTTCTCCAAATCCTGTCTTGTCCCCCTCCCCAGGGGGAGGCGGAATCTCTGCCCACTTTATTCGTCTATGACTTCTTACTTGATGCACTCTGACCACATTTTGTCTCTGGCAGATATCAACCTGAATTCTCCTAACAAAGGTCTGCTCTCCGACTCTATGACGGATGTCCCTGTGGACACAGCGGTGGCTGCCCAGGCTCCTGCTGTCGAGGGTCTGACGGAGACCGAGGCCGAGGAGCTCAGGGTGGAGCTTGCAAAGGTGCTGTGTCTTGGCTGTATGCCTGGGGGTGCTGTGCGGTCCTCTCTGCCTAAAAATGCGCTGGAGTGCTGACTGTGCTCCAGGGGAATTGCCCTGGGAACCCCACAGAATCTGTCCTCTGCAGCCTTGGCTTGTGTGTGTCTGGCACTTTGCAGGCTCTCTGTGAGGGGAGTATCCACATGGGCGGCTGCTCTGAGCACTCCATCTGCTGTGGGTTTCCCTTTTGGAATAAACATGACATTTTCAAGATCCCACAGATGTATCTGCCCCTGgatcttcattttccttcttttttcatgtGATCTTTTCAAAGTGAGAGTTATTTAAGAAGAAATAGGAATTAAGAATAAAAGtctctgcatataatttttattcaaacCAACTGCCAagagtgtttgtttttatgatgTGATAACAGAGCCTGATAGTGATTCACTTGAGATTCCAGAATCTGGGGAAGTACACTTGTCAGCATCAGTCAGGCGGGGGCTGGAGCACACTTATCGCAGTTCTCTGCTTCATCTTGGGAGACAAGCCAATCCTGATAACATCCTGGGTCCAGGCTTGGGTCTGAGCAGAACTGGTCTTGTGAATGAACCTGGCTCCAGGACCAGGTTTTAGAATGCAGAGGAAGCCATCCTTTCTGAATTGAGCAGAGGTTAAAGGAGAAACAGCAAGAAGTCCCAGGAAGCCTGTGTTTTGCCCTTTATTTCAGGACATACTGGTTTAGAGAATAAAACCACAATGTCTTTTTCAGAGGTGAATTGTAAAGTGGAGACGCTCTCATGTTAAAATGTCAGCCTGCGTGTCCACAGGCTGTTAAACCCATGTGCCCATGACACCATAAACGGGAAGTTAATGTCACCAAGTGTCACTGCTGGAGTGACTGGTAATAGTTTGGCCTTGGGTGATCCTTGACTTTGAATTGTTTCTTTCTTCAGTATTTTCTAAAGCAAAATCGAGTGATTAGCCAGATAGGGCTCTAAGCGGCTGTTAATGCCTTAATCCAAACAGtcactttttaaagaaaggatgGTTTTTTAGAGTAGCTGTTCATGTAGAAGCTGAAACTATTGAGAATCTGAAGCAGAATGGCTCTAAAGGCTTCTTTTTGTCATCCACTCTTTAAGACATGAGAAAGTTCTTGTCTTTTTTGTCAAGATTTTTCTTGTTGTCTAACTCACACTACACTAAgcaaaaaagaattttctttggACTTGTGTAAGTGGCTTTTGCCAAGGCTTGCAGCTGACCTTGGGAACACAGATGTCCTAAGGGTTGTTTCTTTGTCATGTGGGTCTCTAGCCATCTATCTGTCTGTCAGCTCTGCTTCCTTCCCTCTGTGTATGGAATTCCCCCTGGGTGCAGATGCGGCTTGCCTGCCCACCTTTCCACCTTTTGTTACCTATGTCCAGACCTGGAGCCCAGACAGAAAGGGGCTGCTGTGTTTACACACCCAGTCCAGAACTCTGACAGGCCTGGCTTTCCATCTGTGGGTAGACATTCAGCTGAGGGGAGCAGGACAATTCTCCAGAGAAAGTTGAGGTGCTGGTACCAAATACAAACAGAAGCGATGGCCGCTGTAGACTATTCCTAAGTCAAGTTATGTTTCTGTAAATGGAGAATTCTCATGTGATTCTGAGAAACCCTCTTTGTAGTATGTATAAGGATGTCAGTCACTTCCTGCCCTAGTGCTGGTTGAAGCCTGGTAACTGCGTGCTTTTGCAGGTGGAAGAGGAAATTGTCACTCTGCGCCAGGTGCTGGCAGCCAAGGAGAGGCACTGTGGTGAGCTGAAGAGGAAGCTGGGCCTTTCCACCTTGGAGGGCCTGAAGCAAAACCTGTCCAGGAGTTGGCATGACATGCAGGTCTCCAATGCGTGAGTGTCTGCCTGCTTGAGGGGGCCTTGAGTCCTGGGGATAAGGTGTGCCCCCTGAAACCTGCCCTCTCGGGGCCCTGAATCCTTGGCAGCAAACAAATCTGAATTTGGTTTACTCAAGAGTTTAGAGTCTGCACGTATGGTTTTAAAAGGTGGTGAACATGCTAGTTGTCCCAGCAGAAATTGACAAGAGTATGTTTCAGGGTCTAAATTGGAGAGAATACCAATTAGGTGCTTAATGAGACTGGCTTTCCAGTGGTCCCCATAGGTCAGTGTCTGCTGAAGTGGGCATGAGTCCTTCTTGTGAGCGTGCCTTGACCACGGCCCCAGAACCTCTGACCCAGCTCTGGATTTGGGGAGTGCAGATGTGTGGCTCCTCTGAAACATATTCTCCAaggaggcggggtggggtgggtgggaaatGTTTCACATTGTCTGTGAAGCGGTGTCCCACTGAAAGACCAAATCAAATTTCATAAATCTCACTTATGAAAAACCCAGTTCTCTGTCTTAGAAACTTGTAGGCTTTAAACCCAAAAGGTGGCTGTCAAGAGTTGTGTTTGGGGCCGTGGCAGTGCCCTTCATGCTCCTCACAGCTGTTCTCCGAGAGACAACTTCTGCTGAGTGGGCAGGCCTGCCTTCAGCCTGAGGAGAGCTAGCCAGGCCTGTCCATGCCTCCCAGGCCTCACCTGGCCCGCTGACCAGGTCCTGAGCAGAATCAGGCTGGAGAGCCAGTCTTCCTGCCCCCTGGTCCTTCTGTTTTCCTTGGAATTTCATCTGCAGTTTGAAGCCTGCGTTGAAGtagtttttctaaataatttaccACAGACTTTCTGTTTTTAGCTACATGAAAACTTCTGAGAAACTCGGAGAGTGGAATGAGAAAGTGACCCAGTCAGACCTGTGagtgcctcctcccctcctgacACGGCTTTCAGGGATAGGAAGGCCGAGCACACTCAGTTCAGCTTACTAGCTGTGGTGTGTCttggctgttttatttttcatataattttattcttctcaAACATAAAATACCCTTTTAAACTCTACTGGAGAAAAGTGCAGGCGCAGAAGCAAGTTCACTCAGCTCCCAGATGGCACTGGGAACCCCCTCCTGACATGTGTCCCTCGGATAAGAGCCCAGAGCGGGGGTCAGTCTGGTGACGGACTGGTGGTGCTCCCCTCCTGCAGACCTGGCTCCAGCTATGGTACTCTGGGGCTTCACCTGCACTGAGGGGTGGCTCTGGAGTCAGCACAGCATGGGCTGTGCGAGTCAGATCTTTAAGTAGCTCCTTTGGCCTGAGAGGCAagcacagaaacacaaagaagcAGGGCATGGAACCTTTATGGTGGCTCTGTCTGTCAGAGCTTAGGCTCAAAAGGACTCCTGGCATTTTACTTGAGATTCGTGAAATAGATAATGGCACTTCATTTGTACTCTAGTCTGATTATATCCTTTGAACTGGGTGGTGCAGTGTTTTAAAATCGTTTTCTGGGATGTCTTGCTTAGAAGGAAGAACTGTGGTTGCCAGAAGGCATGGGCAGAAAGCCCTTCTGCATTGGGCTGAAAGGAAACAGTTGCAACCCAGCTTGTCTTGGAGGTGCCTAGAAGCCCAGGTTGGCTGGCTCCCCATGGAGCCTTTGCAGCCTAGGCTCGTGAGGGCAGCCGGACACCAGGTGGGTCTGGCAGTTGGAGTTCCTGTGCCGTGGCTTGGTAGGGTGGCCCCTGGCTGGAGGCAGGCTCATGGTGCTGACCGAGGCTGAGAATCGTTTTGGGAGGTCTTGGTGCTGTTCTGGAAAGCCAGCTGCTGGGGAGCTGCTTCCTCAGATCACAGTTCTGACTCCTCTGAAGGGACTCCATGGCTCTGGGCCTGTAAGTGTGCCCGGCAAGATTGGCTCTTTTCACGTGCTTTATCAGGCAGTGAGGCCTCAGCCCCAGATCTGTTGGGAGAGTTGTCAGGCCTGGAAAAGTCCCTGCAGTGACAGCACAGGAGGTGGACAGCATGAGACAGCTGTTCTGCAGTCTCGAGGTGCCTGGCCTGTGGCTGCAGGAGGCCATTACCAGGGTTCCTTGCCCACAGCCTCTGGAGGGGATGGTGTGGCTGGAGCCAGCACCCTGTCTTCCCTAATTCTTGTGGTTGTGGATCCCTTTCAGTGAATGGAGCGTGGCCAGGAAGGGAGGAAGTGAGGTGTCTGTAGCCTGAGTGCTCGGCTTTGGTACAGCAATGCAGTAGTGAGTAGGTTGATGCCACTTGGGGTTTCAACCCAGCTGTTGATTCAGCAGCCATGCTTTATTGGTCATGAAACCATCACCTCACAGGATCCTTTCTTAGGTAGTTCAAATTAAAATCGTGCTTAGAGTGAAAATCAATGAATTGCAGTCACTCATTGGCATATTAACCTATTTGGTTGCAGGTGACAGAAGGTACGGCTAAAGACAGTGTCAGCTTAGGAGGGGTAGGCCTCATCTGGTGAGAAACCGCCACTCTAGGCTGCCCGCCTGGGGCTCTGACCAGCACTCCTAGCCTGTGTCACCCTTCTACCCTCCCCACAGGAATTTGTTCTCAAGCAGCTCCTCTGTGGTCAAGGGGGCCTAGTGAGGCAGGACTGTATCTTCCCATCCTTGTAGCCCAACAACAAGGTATCCCAGTATGGGAGTCATTGGGCTTTCACTGGGGTCAGGGAGCTCACCTCCGGCCAGTCTGGGATCACGTGCCCCCACTAGTGGGAGGTGGGGACAGACCCCCACCAAGGGAGGATCCTGGAGAAGGAGCATCCCGCTGGCACCTCCCTCTCACCGACAGTCAAGCAGCATGGTATAGCCTGGTGCTCTCAAGCATAGGTTGGGCTGAGTTATTGAACGCAGACACATCCTGGCCTCTGCACCACATCCGTCCCAGTGGGGTGCTGCCCCGCAGAGTAGCCCGGAGTGGCCCTAGTGCCTGAGCACCCTTCTGAGTCGCCCTCTGGACACTCCACTTCTGTTGCCATGTCTTGCGAGACGCCAAGACAGGCCACGGTTTAGGGGGCAGCTCTGGGTGGAGGCACCACTGGGTTGGGGCACTGGAGGGAACTGCAGGACAGTCCATCTGGAAACCCTCTGAGAGGAGGGTGTGGACTGTGGGTTTTAGTGTGAATCAGTTGCAGCCTAGAACAGACCTGTTCCTCCACTGAGGGGAGCTTGTCCAGGGCCCAGTTGTCCAGATCCTTGGGTCACTGGGCAGGTTGGTTGGATGTTGAGTTCCTGTTCATTTTAATTCTGAGATTGTGTCAGACTGTCACTGGGGGAGGAATTTTGGGGTGTCAGATTTTTTAAGGCCTAGAGTGAGAATtagacattttattattattgaattaaaaaaacccaGAAGCACAGTCTTTAGCAAGGATTTTGGAAATTGTTTTCTACCCCCTGTTAACAGTATGTTCAAGAATTACTGATCTTCCTGGAAATTAAGATAAACTCTACACCTTAGTGACTTCAAGGTATTTCCAGACTTGCTGGGAAGCAGCTCATGCTTTGAGGCCCAGGCCCCGCTGTGCTGTGAGGGGCCACTGCCCAGAGGAGGCCCTCCAGGGTGCTTGGACCAGGCCATCCCACAGGATGGGGAGTGCAGGGGTTGAGGCACAAGGCCGGCCTGAGGGATGTGAGCAGCAGGTGCTCATACAGGGGCTCTTGCAGGCAATGGTTTGGGGTAGATGCGGAAGGGGGCCAAGAGCCCCCAGCCAGTGCCATCCAAGCCCACCCCTGTGACCTGGGATGCCAGGAGGGCTGGAG comes from Bubalus bubalis isolate 160015118507 breed Murrah chromosome 14, NDDB_SH_1, whole genome shotgun sequence and encodes:
- the TPD52L2 gene encoding tumor protein D54 isoform X13 gives rise to the protein MDSAGQDINLNSPNKGLLSDSMTDVPVDTAVAAQAPAVEGLTETEAEELRVELAKVEEEIVTLRQVLAAKERHCGELKRKLGLSTLEGLKQNLSRSWHDMQVSNAYKKTQETLSQAGQKTSAALSTMGSAISRKLGDMRNSATFKSFEDRVGTIKSKVVGGRENGGDNLPSPTGSGDRPLPDHIPF
- the TPD52L2 gene encoding tumor protein D54 isoform X7, whose amino-acid sequence is MDSAGQDINLNSPNKGLLSDSMTDVPVDTAVAAQAPAVEGLTETEAEELRVELAKVEEEIVTLRQVLAAKERHCGELKRKLGLSTLEGLKQNLSRSWHDMQVSNAYMKTSEKLGEWNEKVTQSDLYKKTQETLSQAGQKTSAALSTMGSAISRKLGDMRARPFSHSFSSSHSIRHSISMPAMRNSATFKSFEDRVGTIKSKVVGGRENGGDNLPSPTGSGDRPLPDHIPF
- the TPD52L2 gene encoding tumor protein D54 isoform X8; translation: MDSAGQDINLNSPNKGLLSDSMTDVPVDTAVAAQAPAVEGLTETEAEELRVELAKVEEEIVTLRQVLAAKERHCGELKRKLGLSTLEGLKQNLSRSWHDMQVSNAYMKTSEKLGEWNEKVTQSDLYKKTQETLSQAGQKTSAALSTMGSAISRKLGDMRARPFSHSFSSHSIRHSISMPAMRNSATFKSFEDRVGTIKSKVVGGRENGGDNLPSPTGSGDRPLPDHIPF
- the TPD52L2 gene encoding tumor protein D54 isoform X9, yielding MDSAGQDINLNSPNKGLLSDSMTDVPVDTAVAAQAPAVEGLTETEAEELRVELAKVEEEIVTLRQVLAAKERHCGELKRKLGLSTLEGLKQNLSRSWHDMQVSNAYMKTSEKLGEWNEKVTQSDLYKKTQETLSQAGQKTSAALSTMGSAISRKLGDMSSHSIRHSISMPAMRNSATFKSFEDRVGTIKSKVVGGRENGGDNLPSPTGSGDRPLPDHIPF
- the TPD52L2 gene encoding tumor protein D54 isoform X11, whose translation is MDSAGQDINLNSPNKGLLSDSMTDVPVDTAVAAQAPAVEGLTETEAEELRVELAKVEEEIVTLRQVLAAKERHCGELKRKLGLSTLEGLKQNLSRSWHDMQVSNAYMKTSEKLGEWNEKVTQSDLYKKTQETLSQAGQKTSAALSTMGSAISRKLGDMRNSATFKSFEDRVGTIKSKVVGGRENGGDNLPSPTGSGDRPLPDHIPF